The following are encoded together in the Tepidiforma bonchosmolovskayae genome:
- a CDS encoding chemotaxis protein CheD, translating to MTTVTAEARRVSVGIGQLAISRDPNEILVAYGLGSCVGISCYDPEAKVAALAHILLPSSEGKRVDDREPARFADTGVDLLLQRLVEAGAVKRRIVVKVAGGAAVLGAANAEKFKIGVRNAEAITERLKHHGVRVVAADLGGTKGRTMEVHVATGKTFVRTAASPASEL from the coding sequence ATGACCACCGTCACCGCCGAGGCCCGCAGGGTCTCAGTCGGCATTGGGCAGCTCGCCATCAGCCGGGACCCAAACGAGATCCTCGTCGCCTACGGGCTGGGCTCCTGCGTCGGCATCAGCTGCTACGACCCGGAGGCAAAAGTCGCGGCGCTGGCGCACATCCTGCTCCCTTCCTCCGAAGGGAAGCGGGTGGATGACCGGGAGCCAGCCCGGTTTGCCGATACCGGCGTTGACCTCCTGCTCCAGCGCCTGGTGGAAGCCGGGGCCGTGAAGCGCCGGATCGTGGTCAAGGTCGCGGGCGGGGCTGCGGTGCTCGGTGCCGCGAATGCTGAGAAATTCAAGATCGGCGTCCGGAATGCCGAAGCCATTACCGAACGGCTGAAGCACCACGGCGTCCGCGTGGTTGCGGCGGACCTCGGCGGCACGAAGGGCCGCACGATGGAAGTCCACGTCGCCACCGGGAAAACCTTTGTCCGAACGGCCGCTTCGCCGGCCAGCGAACTGTAG